A segment of the Vagococcus hydrophili genome:
AATATCAGAAAGACTTTTACCACCATATCTTAAATAAATACCATCAACCCAACCTAGATGAAATATACCTACATATGATACATACAAAAGATATAATTGCCAATAACCATACTCAGTAACAGAAACTAGTTTAGGTAAAACTAAAATGATTAATATGGATAAAATTGTAATTACAATATTCGATAATAAAGAGTATGATAGATTTCGTGAAACTGTATTCTTTTTCATAATCTAAATTTCCTTATTTTTTATAGATTCTACATAAAAATTTGCCATCTTTTTGGCCTCATCATCTATATCAAATCCCTGTTCTTTTAATTTATAAAATACAGATTCTCTATCAATCGTATTTTCTCTATATTTTTTTATCGTTGTAACCCATAAATTAATGTCATTTAAAGATAAAAATTGACAACGCTCTGTTAATTTAACTTCCTTCGTTATTTTATCGGATAATAATGTAGGCAAACCACTACATTGTGCTTCAACAGCTGATATAGGTAACCCTTCAAATTTTGAAGGTAAAATAAAAACATCCATCATGCTTAGAAGACTTGAGACATCATCAGTAACTCCTAAAAATTTTATTTTATTTTGAATATCCAAATCTATAGCTAAATCTTCTATATTTTTTTTCAAAATTCCATCACCTATAAGAATTAAACAACTATTTTCATTTTCTTTTAACAAACTTTTAAACATTTCTAATATAAACTCATGATTTTTTACAGGAGTAAAATATCCTATATGACCAATAACTAAGCATTTGTCGTCCAGTTTAAATTTATTTCTGAGCTCTACTCTTTTATTTTTATTAAATCTAAATTTTTCTAGTTTAATTGCATTTTTTACAACTTTATAATTTTTATCATTAAACAGCCATTCACCAGCCAATTCAGAGCAAGCAAATTTATCTGTTACAAATTTATTTATCTTTTTTTTATTCCATTTTTCAATATTTTTTACTAGTTTACCACTACTAAACATATTCCCTGAACTATGAGAATGTATGATTCTTACTGGAACTTTTGAAAAATAAGACAACATTATATATTCAATGTCGATTAATGAAGTTTTATGGAAATGAACAACATCAATTTCTGGATGATTTTTAAAAAAAAAGAACGGAAATCTTAAATAATGATTTAAAATATTTCTTCTTTTATAACCAACATCATAAACTTTTCCTCCTAAATTTTCAATTTCAGCTTGATAAGCAATCTTCTCATCCTTAAAAGAAAAAAAATCAAATTGAATTTTTTCTCTATCCATACTTCTATACATACTCATAATATAAGACTCTAATCCGCCTTGATTTGGAGTCATTCCAATTTGCATCACTCTTAATGGCTTACCCACTATGATATATCCTCCTTTGTTACTTTTCTTTTTTTATTCTTTTAATAGTTATACCTAAAAAATAAATCATTAAAATTCCTAATATATTAATAAATGTAATGCTATTCGACACGAATGATATAAACTCAGCTCGTGGAATTAATAAAATATTTCGCATAAACATAAAGGAAAATATGTTAAGTATCCAATTGTTTTTATTTAAAAGTCTAGGTAGCAAGCTTAGCAACATGCCGATAAAAATATTGGCTGTTATTAACCCTATAAAGCCAAAATCATAGTAAACTTCTGCTATATATGAAGATCCATATCCTCTTCCTAATAAATATGCAGTTGGCATAATATAATACGATATTGTATGAGCAAATAAATTC
Coding sequences within it:
- a CDS encoding glycosyltransferase family 1 protein, encoding MGKPLRVMQIGMTPNQGGLESYIMSMYRSMDREKIQFDFFSFKDEKIAYQAEIENLGGKVYDVGYKRRNILNHYLRFPFFFFKNHPEIDVVHFHKTSLIDIEYIMLSYFSKVPVRIIHSHSSGNMFSSGKLVKNIEKWNKKKINKFVTDKFACSELAGEWLFNDKNYKVVKNAIKLEKFRFNKNKRVELRNKFKLDDKCLVIGHIGYFTPVKNHEFILEMFKSLLKENENSCLILIGDGILKKNIEDLAIDLDIQNKIKFLGVTDDVSSLLSMMDVFILPSKFEGLPISAVEAQCSGLPTLLSDKITKEVKLTERCQFLSLNDINLWVTTIKKYRENTIDRESVFYKLKEQGFDIDDEAKKMANFYVESIKNKEI